From the genome of Halorussus caseinilyticus, one region includes:
- a CDS encoding excinuclease ABC subunit C: protein MDGEAVRERAAELPRQPGVYQFQDGETVVYVGKAVDLRDRVRSYADPRGERIRRMVRRADRIDFSVTDTETQALLLEANLIKRFQPRYNVRLKDDKSYPLVQLTDHEFPRIEITRDPDPEARARRDGGSSISGPRVFGPFTEKTRVETVVKALRETYGVRGCSDHKFANRDRPCLDYDIGLCTAPCTAEIDRESYVADVESVVRFFEGETGVLADPLRREMEDAASNREFERAANLRDKLDAVEGFHGGAGEAVASRDDERTVDVLGVALEGDSATVARLHSESGQLVARERHAVTIPEGDTETDRDTPAGAVLSAFVAQYYAERDLPDALLFSDRPDDAEVLDWLEAEGVAARVPGAGREATLVDLALKNARRGASEPDALAALRDALNLDRVPRRIEGFDVSHAQGKHAVGSDVVFADGSADKSGYRRKKLADENDDYANMYDLANWRASRAVEGRDDRPDPDLLLIDGGRGQLAAAREALADAGWDVPAVALAKDEEIVVTPAGTYDWPNDADHLHVLQRVRDEAHRFAVQYHQTLRDEVSTELDNVPGVGPKTRRALLRRFGSVEGIRSASAAELREVEGVGEKTAETIGTRL, encoded by the coding sequence ATGGACGGGGAGGCGGTCCGCGAGCGCGCGGCGGAGCTACCGCGCCAGCCCGGAGTGTACCAGTTTCAGGACGGCGAGACGGTCGTCTACGTCGGCAAGGCCGTGGACCTCCGGGACCGCGTGCGCTCGTACGCCGACCCGCGCGGCGAGCGCATCCGGCGGATGGTCCGGCGGGCCGACCGCATCGACTTCTCGGTCACGGACACCGAGACACAAGCCCTCCTGCTGGAGGCCAATCTCATCAAGCGGTTTCAGCCCCGGTACAACGTCCGCCTGAAGGACGACAAGTCGTATCCACTCGTGCAGTTGACCGACCACGAGTTCCCCCGCATCGAGATTACCCGCGACCCCGACCCGGAGGCCCGCGCCCGGCGCGACGGCGGCAGTTCGATTTCCGGTCCGCGAGTCTTCGGTCCCTTCACGGAGAAGACGAGGGTCGAGACGGTGGTGAAGGCCCTGCGGGAGACCTACGGGGTCCGGGGGTGTTCGGACCACAAGTTCGCCAACCGCGACCGGCCCTGCCTCGACTACGACATCGGTCTCTGCACTGCGCCCTGTACCGCCGAAATCGACCGCGAATCGTACGTCGCCGACGTGGAGTCGGTGGTCCGGTTCTTCGAAGGCGAGACCGGCGTGCTGGCCGACCCGCTCCGACGGGAGATGGAAGACGCCGCCTCGAACAGGGAGTTCGAGCGCGCGGCCAACCTCCGGGACAAACTCGACGCGGTGGAAGGCTTCCACGGCGGCGCGGGCGAGGCAGTCGCTAGTCGGGACGACGAGCGCACGGTAGACGTGCTGGGGGTCGCGCTCGAAGGCGACTCGGCCACCGTCGCGCGCCTCCACAGCGAATCGGGCCAACTCGTCGCCCGCGAGCGCCACGCCGTGACGATTCCCGAGGGAGACACCGAGACCGACCGCGATACGCCCGCGGGAGCGGTCCTCTCGGCGTTCGTCGCCCAGTACTACGCCGAGCGCGACCTGCCCGACGCGCTCCTGTTCTCGGACCGCCCGGACGACGCCGAGGTCCTCGACTGGTTGGAGGCCGAGGGCGTGGCCGCCCGCGTCCCCGGCGCTGGCCGAGAGGCGACGTTGGTGGACCTCGCACTGAAGAACGCCCGGCGCGGCGCGAGCGAACCCGACGCGCTGGCGGCGCTCCGAGACGCCCTCAATCTCGACCGCGTTCCCCGGCGCATCGAGGGTTTCGACGTGAGTCACGCCCAAGGCAAGCACGCCGTCGGAAGCGACGTAGTGTTCGCCGACGGGTCGGCCGACAAGTCGGGCTACCGCCGGAAGAAACTCGCAGACGAGAACGACGACTACGCCAACATGTACGACCTCGCCAACTGGCGGGCTTCTCGCGCGGTCGAAGGCCGGGACGACCGGCCCGACCCCGATTTGCTGCTCATCGACGGCGGCAGGGGCCAACTCGCGGCGGCGCGCGAGGCCCTCGCGGACGCCGGGTGGGACGTTCCCGCCGTCGCCCTCGCTAAGGACGAGGAAATCGTCGTCACGCCCGCCGGAACCTACGACTGGCCGAACGACGCCGACCATCTCCACGTCCTCCAACGCGTCCGCGACGAGGCCCACCGCTTCGCGGTCCAGTACCACCAGACGCTCCGCGACGAGGTTTCGACCGAACTCGACAACGTTCCGGGTGTGGGACCGAAGACCCGAAGGGCGCTCCTCCGGCGGTTCGGAAGCGTCGAGGGGATTCGGTCGGCGTCGGCCGCGGAGTTGCGGGAAGTCGAGGGCGTGGGTGAGAAGACCGCCGAGACTATCGGGACGCGGTTGTAA